The Streptomyces luteogriseus genome includes a window with the following:
- a CDS encoding LysR family transcriptional regulator — protein sequence MAVAEESHFGRAAARLGMAQPPLSQRIQRLERHLGVRLFERTSRQVTITEAGTLLLAEAREVLARSEALMATARRIRDGETGLLRAALPPDVSGETVAALLARFSGTAAGLELELHELPTAQQLERFAAHELDVGLIHHPCDVSGLELGPVLRRELGVLLPCDATAAGLDEVPLASLTGYDLILFPRAGAPAVYDDLLTTCARNGYTPPGVRHAQGTSFVRGLVLSAQAVALSPRDAHGQGEGDQRQSPASGVVWRPLTGAPLALRHSVAWPGGRGDAAVAAFAEAATHALRSTAGASPDLPARPLHLRPASEYWL from the coding sequence GTGGCTGTTGCAGAAGAGTCACACTTCGGCCGTGCCGCGGCCCGCCTCGGTATGGCCCAGCCGCCGCTCTCGCAGCGCATCCAGCGCCTGGAGAGGCACCTGGGCGTCCGGCTCTTCGAACGCACCAGCCGGCAGGTGACCATCACCGAGGCCGGGACGCTGCTGCTGGCCGAGGCCCGGGAGGTGCTCGCCCGCTCCGAGGCACTCATGGCCACCGCACGCCGCATCCGCGACGGCGAGACCGGCCTGCTGCGGGCCGCCCTGCCGCCGGACGTCTCCGGCGAGACCGTCGCCGCCCTGCTCGCGCGCTTCTCCGGCACCGCCGCCGGCCTCGAACTGGAGCTGCACGAGCTGCCCACCGCCCAGCAGCTGGAGCGGTTCGCCGCGCACGAGCTGGACGTCGGGCTCATCCACCACCCCTGTGACGTCTCCGGACTCGAGCTGGGCCCGGTACTGCGGCGCGAACTCGGCGTCCTGCTGCCCTGCGACGCGACGGCGGCCGGGCTCGACGAGGTCCCGCTCGCCTCCCTCACCGGCTACGACCTGATCCTCTTCCCCCGTGCCGGCGCCCCCGCCGTCTACGACGACCTGCTGACCACCTGCGCCCGCAACGGCTACACCCCGCCCGGCGTGCGCCACGCCCAGGGCACCAGCTTCGTACGCGGCCTGGTGCTGTCGGCACAGGCCGTGGCGCTCAGCCCGCGTGACGCCCATGGCCAGGGGGAGGGGGACCAGCGGCAGAGCCCCGCCTCCGGCGTGGTCTGGCGGCCCCTCACCGGCGCCCCGCTCGCCCTGCGGCACTCCGTGGCCTGGCCCGGAGGACGGGGGGACGCCGCCGTCGCCGCGTTCGCCGAGGCCGCCACGCACGCGCTGCGCAGCACCGCCGGGGCGAGCCCCGATCTGCCCGCCCGCCCGCTGCATCTGCGCCCGGCCTCGGAGTACTGGCTGTGA
- a CDS encoding serine hydrolase: MTDALARIHAAFADAGVTGRLHALDIDSGAQLDAGADQPVCTASVHKLCLLVTLHEQAAAGVLDLTEQVECSPRDRTTGPTGVAAMLDGARLSLRDLAYLMMSVSDNAAADLLLHRVGLDAVNRTTARLGLARTLAVHTFGELLATIKEDAGPGGARSLADPLVVTRLRALDPARTNRSTPRDMTRLLAAVWRDEACTPEHGAAIRRILGLQVWPHRLASGFPFDDVHVAGKTGSLPTVRNEVGVVEYPDGGRYAVAVFTRTARTSALLPAADAVIGTAARLAVDALRAP; this comes from the coding sequence GTGACCGACGCCCTCGCCCGTATCCACGCGGCCTTCGCCGACGCCGGGGTCACCGGCCGGCTGCACGCCCTCGACATCGACTCCGGTGCGCAGCTCGACGCCGGCGCGGACCAGCCCGTCTGCACCGCCAGCGTCCACAAGCTGTGTCTGCTCGTCACGCTGCACGAGCAGGCCGCCGCCGGGGTCCTTGACCTCACCGAGCAGGTGGAGTGCTCCCCGCGGGACCGGACCACCGGACCGACGGGGGTCGCGGCGATGCTCGACGGCGCCCGGCTGTCCCTGCGCGACCTCGCCTATCTGATGATGTCGGTCAGCGACAACGCGGCCGCCGATCTGCTGCTGCACCGCGTGGGCCTCGACGCCGTCAACCGCACCACGGCCCGCCTCGGCCTGGCCCGCACCCTGGCCGTGCACACCTTCGGCGAACTCCTCGCCACCATCAAGGAGGACGCCGGTCCGGGCGGCGCCCGGTCTCTGGCCGACCCGCTCGTCGTCACCCGGCTGCGCGCGCTCGACCCGGCCCGTACCAACCGCAGCACCCCGCGCGACATGACCCGGCTGCTCGCCGCCGTCTGGCGCGACGAGGCGTGTACGCCCGAGCACGGCGCGGCCATCCGCCGCATCCTCGGCCTCCAGGTGTGGCCGCACCGGCTGGCCTCCGGCTTCCCCTTCGACGATGTGCACGTCGCGGGGAAGACCGGCAGCCTGCCGACCGTGCGCAACGAGGTCGGCGTCGTCGAATACCCCGACGGGGGCCGCTACGCCGTCGCCGTCTTCACCCGCACGGCCCGCACCTCCGCGCTCCTGCCCGCCGCCGACGCCGTCATCGGCACGGCGGCCCGGCTGGCCGTGGACGCCCTGCGCGCTCCCTGA
- a CDS encoding tellurite resistance TerB family protein: MAVWDRLKDQAKALQQGQGGRGATTGGHGGAGHGSGAARSSGGGGKAQLVGLLKTQLGSLKNELKSGAYRDASMAMCALVAAADGNVDPAERQQVESMILSNDVLQNFPPEQLRTRFNKHVDQLTANFQHGKSEAMQEIAKAAKKPTEAKAVIQTGMVIAGADGHFSQAEATVLREACATLGVNPAEFQL; the protein is encoded by the coding sequence ATGGCAGTGTGGGACCGGCTCAAGGACCAGGCCAAGGCTCTCCAGCAGGGGCAGGGCGGGCGGGGCGCGACGACCGGTGGACACGGCGGTGCCGGGCACGGCAGCGGTGCGGCGAGGTCATCCGGCGGTGGTGGCAAGGCCCAGCTGGTCGGTCTGCTGAAGACGCAGCTCGGGTCGTTGAAGAACGAGTTGAAGAGCGGTGCGTACCGGGACGCGAGCATGGCGATGTGCGCCCTGGTCGCGGCGGCCGACGGGAATGTGGACCCGGCCGAGCGCCAGCAGGTCGAGTCGATGATCCTCAGCAACGACGTCCTGCAGAACTTCCCGCCGGAGCAGTTGCGTACGCGTTTCAACAAGCATGTGGACCAGCTGACCGCCAACTTCCAGCACGGCAAGTCCGAGGCCATGCAGGAGATCGCCAAGGCCGCCAAGAAGCCCACCGAGGCCAAGGCGGTGATCCAGACCGGCATGGTCATCGCCGGTGCGGACGGCCACTTCTCCCAGGCCGAGGCGACGGTCTTGCGCGAGGCCTGCGCGACGTTGGGGGTGAATCCCGCCGAGTTCCAGCTCTGA
- a CDS encoding serine hydrolase domain-containing protein: protein MRIARLLGTVLGTTLLTTTAVLTAPAQADTGVAARDTVTLDRPALRDSLDAVHEAGMYGVFSSVRDGRERWTGASGQADVATGRPVTPDMRQRVGSISKTFTAVGIMQQVERGRIRLDAPVGDYLPDLIPGERGREITVRMLLNHTSGIGDYILGAFPSLAQGSTDSLEAERFRSIRPAELVRMGLAAPATGRPGAVPGSYSNTNYVIAGLLLEKVTGQKAGAYLARQVIDRAGLRHTYLPRTPYIKGPHPRMYESWFGLLDPARDFSVYDMSWASTAGSVVSTTDDLNRFYRALLGGKLVGKASLDEMTRTVPVSGMDYGLGIYSLELRGCGRFWGHDGAVFGAGTIALSSRDGKRQVALAQNLMKYQELDEKGRPKPHPIDDAIAAHVVRALCPDTSASGINHPRLTKSLRFDQLSH, encoded by the coding sequence TTGCGAATCGCCCGGCTCCTCGGAACCGTCCTGGGCACCACCTTGCTGACGACCACCGCCGTGCTGACCGCGCCCGCGCAGGCCGACACCGGAGTGGCCGCCCGGGACACCGTCACCCTGGACAGACCCGCCCTGCGCGACTCGCTGGACGCCGTCCACGAGGCGGGCATGTACGGCGTCTTCTCGTCCGTGCGGGACGGCCGCGAGCGGTGGACCGGCGCCTCGGGTCAGGCCGACGTGGCCACCGGACGCCCCGTGACGCCGGACATGCGGCAACGGGTGGGCAGCATCAGCAAGACCTTCACCGCCGTCGGCATCATGCAGCAGGTGGAGCGCGGCCGGATCCGGCTCGACGCGCCCGTCGGCGACTACCTCCCGGACCTGATACCCGGGGAGCGCGGCCGGGAGATCACCGTCCGCATGCTCCTGAACCACACCAGCGGCATCGGCGACTACATCCTGGGCGCCTTCCCTTCCCTCGCCCAGGGCTCGACGGACAGCCTCGAAGCGGAACGCTTCCGCTCCATCCGCCCCGCGGAACTGGTCAGGATGGGCCTCGCCGCCCCCGCCACCGGACGCCCCGGCGCGGTGCCGGGGTCGTACTCCAACACCAACTACGTCATCGCCGGGCTGCTGCTGGAGAAGGTCACCGGCCAGAAGGCCGGCGCCTACCTGGCCCGCCAGGTCATCGACCGGGCCGGGCTGCGCCACACGTACCTGCCGCGCACCCCGTACATCAAGGGCCCGCACCCGCGGATGTACGAGTCGTGGTTCGGCCTGCTCGACCCGGCCCGTGACTTCAGCGTCTACGACATGTCGTGGGCGTCCACCGCGGGTTCGGTCGTCTCCACCACCGACGACCTGAACCGCTTCTACCGCGCCCTGCTCGGCGGGAAGCTGGTCGGCAAGGCCTCCCTCGACGAGATGACGCGCACCGTCCCCGTCTCCGGCATGGACTACGGCCTCGGCATCTACTCCCTCGAACTGCGAGGCTGCGGCCGCTTCTGGGGTCACGACGGGGCGGTGTTCGGCGCCGGCACGATCGCGCTGTCCAGCCGTGACGGCAAGCGTCAGGTGGCTCTCGCGCAGAACCTGATGAAGTACCAGGAGCTCGACGAGAAAGGCCGCCCGAAGCCGCACCCGATCGACGACGCCATCGCCGCACACGTCGTCCGCGCGCTGTGCCCGGACACCTCCGCGTCCGGAATCAACCATCCTCGGTTGACCAAGAGTCTCCGGTTTGATCAGCTGTCCCACTAG
- a CDS encoding DUF1304 domain-containing protein, whose translation MSTLATLAVLALAALHAYILVLEMFLWTTPRARAAFGTTAEFAAETKALAANQGLYNGFLAAGLVWGAVASDPVGFQVSVFFLVCVAVAGIYGAATASRKIIFVQTVPALAALALVLLAR comes from the coding sequence ATGTCGACCCTCGCCACGCTCGCGGTGCTGGCCCTCGCCGCACTCCACGCCTACATCCTGGTGCTGGAGATGTTCCTGTGGACCACGCCGCGGGCCCGGGCCGCCTTCGGCACCACTGCCGAGTTCGCCGCCGAGACGAAGGCCCTGGCGGCCAACCAGGGCCTCTACAACGGCTTCCTCGCCGCCGGTCTGGTGTGGGGCGCGGTCGCGTCCGACCCGGTGGGCTTCCAGGTCTCGGTGTTCTTCCTGGTGTGCGTCGCGGTCGCGGGGATCTACGGCGCCGCGACCGCCAGCCGGAAGATCATCTTCGTCCAGACCGTCCCGGCGCTGGCCGCCCTGGCCCTGGTACTGCTCGCGCGCTGA
- a CDS encoding DUF5994 family protein — protein sequence MTSASSPPPSAPAPSEVRLRIADQPRRGSTARRIDGAWWPRSYDLAAELPGLLGGLPDAWGRIGSVLVNGDTWPACPERMVVAGREVHVGRTDSPTAPHTVCLIAPGRGRWDLLVVPPATEEAEARRLMDRAVTQDG from the coding sequence ATGACGTCCGCATCTTCACCCCCGCCGTCCGCCCCCGCGCCGTCCGAGGTCCGGCTGCGGATCGCGGACCAGCCCCGCCGGGGCAGCACGGCCCGCCGGATCGACGGGGCGTGGTGGCCCCGTTCGTACGACCTGGCCGCCGAACTGCCCGGGCTGCTCGGCGGACTGCCGGACGCCTGGGGCCGCATCGGCAGCGTCCTCGTCAACGGGGACACCTGGCCGGCCTGCCCCGAGCGGATGGTCGTCGCGGGCCGGGAGGTGCACGTGGGACGCACGGACTCGCCGACCGCCCCGCACACCGTCTGCCTGATCGCCCCGGGCCGCGGCCGCTGGGACCTGCTGGTCGTGCCGCCCGCCACCGAGGAGGCGGAGGCACGCCGGCTCATGGACCGGGCCGTCACGCAGGACGGCTGA
- a CDS encoding DUF6479 family protein produces MNTATYAELAASSDHAVAVTIAFVGGLIVACALIWAVRVGMRVMDTDTHHPSPEEQPHVPDGGPVREMREMREPDDVPVVARDGQRIMPHELHRASTRTGKDQKPRRWSPGSSGSFGGGGLGRT; encoded by the coding sequence ATGAATACGGCAACGTATGCAGAACTGGCGGCGTCGTCAGATCACGCGGTCGCCGTGACCATCGCCTTCGTCGGCGGGCTGATCGTGGCCTGTGCGCTGATCTGGGCCGTGCGGGTCGGGATGCGGGTCATGGACACGGACACCCACCACCCCTCCCCGGAAGAACAGCCGCACGTCCCGGACGGCGGGCCGGTCCGCGAGATGCGGGAGATGCGCGAGCCCGACGATGTGCCGGTCGTGGCGCGCGACGGGCAGCGGATCATGCCCCATGAACTCCACCGTGCGAGCACCAGGACCGGAAAGGACCAGAAACCGCGTCGCTGGTCGCCCGGATCCAGTGGCTCCTTCGGCGGCGGCGGACTCGGCCGCACATGA
- a CDS encoding carboxypeptidase regulatory-like domain-containing protein encodes MNRYSRTAAVAGAVVVGVLAVPGAPAVARDGGLWGAATIAPGREGIVEVAGVPEGAEGVTLTLTAPRGTRVTGTPLDASGHRGSVAADGRSAAYTLTGGGSGQGGVLPFVLAVPAHAVPGTRLRDCSLRLTDAQGVPRAVGRCAVTVGLASPVLTRPLSGVPLAARPEVSGTAHPGAQVTVRDKDDQEACATTAAPDGTWSCTPGTGLAAGANRLQAVAALNGVSAMSEQIDIVVAEEAGAGRQ; translated from the coding sequence ATGAACAGGTACAGCAGGACAGCAGCTGTGGCGGGGGCCGTCGTGGTGGGGGTGCTCGCGGTCCCCGGGGCGCCCGCGGTGGCCCGGGACGGTGGGCTGTGGGGAGCGGCGACCATCGCGCCCGGCCGGGAGGGCATCGTCGAGGTCGCGGGCGTCCCGGAGGGCGCCGAGGGCGTGACGCTGACGCTGACCGCGCCCCGGGGCACGCGGGTGACCGGCACACCGCTCGACGCGTCCGGCCACCGCGGCTCCGTCGCCGCCGACGGACGCAGCGCGGCGTACACCCTCACCGGCGGGGGGTCCGGGCAGGGCGGAGTGCTTCCCTTCGTGCTGGCCGTCCCCGCGCACGCCGTCCCCGGCACCCGGCTGCGGGACTGCTCGCTGCGCCTCACCGACGCCCAGGGCGTGCCGCGGGCGGTCGGCCGGTGTGCGGTCACCGTGGGCCTGGCCTCGCCGGTCCTGACCCGCCCGCTGTCCGGTGTGCCGCTGGCCGCCCGGCCGGAGGTCTCCGGCACCGCCCACCCGGGAGCCCAGGTCACCGTCCGCGACAAGGACGACCAGGAGGCCTGCGCGACCACCGCCGCGCCCGACGGCACCTGGAGCTGCACCCCCGGCACCGGCCTCGCGGCGGGTGCCAACCGGCTTCAGGCGGTCGCCGCCCTGAACGGGGTGAGCGCGATGAGCGAGCAGATCGACATCGTGGTGGCGGAGGAGGCCGGCGCGGGCCGTCAGTAG
- a CDS encoding glycoside hydrolase family 13 protein, whose translation MTDRSTLDLSSRDPDWWRQAVVYQIYPRSFADADGDGLGDLRGITRRLTHLAALGVDALWLSPFYPSELADGGYDVADPRGVDPRLGTLDDFDALVAEAHRLGLKVIVDIVPNHSSHQHAWFQEALRSGPGSAARDRYVFRDGRGEHGELPPTDWQSVFGGSAWQRVPDGQWYLHLFAPEQPDLNWENQEVRADHRTTLRFWSDRGVDGFRVDVAHALAKDLSEPLRDLGAPELSGEETLAAMPPGTHPFYDRDDVHEIYRDWRKILDSYRPPRMAVAEAWVPGARRALYARPDELGQAFNFEYLQTGWDAEELRQVITDSLATARAAGASATWVLSNHDVVRHASRLMLPPGTDPNAWLLSGGHAPAVDEAAGLRRARAATLLMLALPGSAYVYQGEELGLPEVADLPTEVLQDPIWEQTGHVRKGRDGCRVPLPWTTTGPSYGFGSGGAWLPQPPAFAAHAVEAQDGVEGSTLELYRTALRLRRKLLDGEELTWAADAPEGVLRFDRCEGWRCVTNLSGAAVELPAGEVLLASAPLEDGRLGPDTTVWLGR comes from the coding sequence GTGACCGATCGCTCCACCCTCGACCTGTCGTCCCGTGACCCCGACTGGTGGCGCCAGGCGGTCGTCTACCAGATCTACCCCCGCAGCTTCGCCGACGCCGACGGCGACGGACTCGGCGATCTGCGCGGCATCACCCGCCGTCTCACCCACCTCGCCGCCCTGGGTGTCGACGCCCTGTGGCTGAGCCCCTTCTACCCGTCCGAACTCGCCGACGGCGGCTACGACGTCGCCGACCCCCGGGGCGTCGACCCGCGCCTGGGCACCCTCGACGACTTCGACGCCCTGGTCGCCGAAGCCCACCGCCTCGGCCTGAAGGTCATCGTCGACATCGTGCCCAACCACTCCTCGCACCAGCACGCCTGGTTCCAGGAGGCCCTGCGCTCCGGGCCCGGCTCGGCCGCACGCGACCGGTACGTCTTCCGCGACGGCCGCGGTGAACACGGCGAACTCCCGCCCACCGACTGGCAGTCCGTCTTCGGCGGCAGCGCGTGGCAGCGGGTGCCCGACGGCCAGTGGTACCTCCATCTCTTCGCCCCCGAGCAGCCCGACCTCAACTGGGAGAACCAGGAGGTCCGCGCCGACCACCGCACCACCCTGCGCTTCTGGTCCGACCGCGGGGTCGACGGCTTCCGCGTCGACGTCGCCCACGCCCTCGCCAAGGACCTGAGCGAACCTCTGCGCGACCTCGGCGCGCCCGAGCTGAGCGGCGAGGAGACCCTCGCCGCGATGCCGCCCGGCACCCACCCCTTCTACGACCGCGACGACGTGCACGAGATCTACCGCGACTGGCGCAAGATCCTCGACTCCTACCGCCCGCCCCGCATGGCCGTCGCCGAGGCATGGGTGCCCGGTGCCCGGCGTGCGCTGTACGCCCGCCCGGACGAGCTGGGCCAGGCCTTCAACTTCGAGTACCTGCAGACCGGCTGGGACGCGGAGGAACTGCGGCAGGTCATCACCGACTCGCTCGCCACCGCCCGGGCGGCGGGCGCCTCGGCCACCTGGGTGCTGTCCAACCACGACGTCGTACGGCACGCCTCCCGCCTCATGCTGCCGCCCGGCACCGACCCCAACGCCTGGCTGCTCTCCGGCGGCCACGCCCCGGCCGTCGACGAGGCGGCCGGGCTGCGCCGGGCCCGGGCGGCGACCCTGCTGATGCTGGCGCTGCCCGGCTCGGCGTACGTCTACCAGGGCGAGGAACTCGGCCTGCCCGAGGTCGCCGACCTGCCCACCGAGGTTCTCCAGGACCCGATCTGGGAGCAGACGGGCCACGTCCGCAAGGGCCGCGACGGCTGCCGGGTGCCGCTGCCGTGGACGACGACCGGACCGTCGTACGGCTTCGGGTCCGGCGGTGCGTGGCTGCCTCAGCCGCCCGCCTTCGCCGCCCACGCCGTCGAGGCGCAGGACGGCGTCGAGGGCTCGACCCTGGAGCTCTACCGCACGGCCCTGCGCCTGCGCCGCAAGCTCCTCGACGGCGAGGAGCTGACCTGGGCGGCGGATGCCCCGGAGGGTGTGCTCCGGTTCGACCGGTGCGAGGGCTGGCGCTGCGTCACGAACCTCTCCGGCGCGGCGGTCGAACTGCCGGCGGGTGAGGTGCTGCTGGCCAGCGCGCCGCTGGAGGACGGGCGGCTCGGGCCGGACACGACGGTGTGGCTGGGCCGGTGA
- a CDS encoding LAETG motif-containing sortase-dependent surface protein, whose protein sequence is MSIARRVTARRLLGTGAAALALCAASATTAFATGSPGGDGWSSGGSYKPGTGAGTETGTDRCQFSLDGTTFHDSVKVDDQNLKPTDDGKVHIKVRTAGDAATCTASLASYLAHGATFATSGEQVFVDFDTVTVKPGGTESLDIAIPDKGCFGQIDLYRGAVKFDGELDAKDGFEHGDLPKGPDRPVIKDKLIAAWNGGTKNCTTPPPAETEPPAPTPPASPSEPAEETTPPASPSEPSEPSEPAKPSTPPSSGTDTPTPSASESTPVAPKPNGGGGDLAETGADSSTGPIALGAAALLAGGAALVVATRRRAARRNA, encoded by the coding sequence ATGTCCATAGCGAGACGTGTCACCGCGCGACGCCTGCTGGGGACGGGCGCCGCGGCCCTTGCCCTCTGCGCCGCCTCCGCCACCACCGCGTTCGCCACCGGTTCGCCCGGCGGCGACGGCTGGTCGTCCGGCGGCAGCTACAAGCCCGGCACCGGCGCGGGTACGGAGACCGGGACCGACCGCTGCCAGTTCTCGCTCGACGGCACCACCTTCCACGACTCGGTCAAGGTCGACGACCAGAACCTGAAGCCGACCGACGACGGCAAGGTGCACATCAAGGTCCGCACCGCCGGTGACGCGGCCACCTGCACGGCCTCCCTCGCCTCCTACCTCGCCCACGGCGCGACGTTCGCGACCTCCGGCGAGCAGGTGTTCGTCGACTTCGACACGGTGACGGTCAAGCCGGGCGGCACCGAGTCGCTCGACATCGCCATCCCGGACAAGGGCTGCTTCGGGCAGATCGACCTCTACCGGGGCGCGGTGAAGTTCGACGGCGAGCTCGACGCGAAGGACGGCTTCGAGCACGGCGACCTGCCCAAGGGCCCGGACCGCCCGGTCATCAAGGACAAGCTGATCGCGGCCTGGAACGGCGGCACGAAGAACTGCACGACCCCGCCGCCCGCGGAGACGGAGCCGCCCGCCCCCACGCCGCCCGCGAGCCCGTCCGAGCCGGCCGAGGAGACCACGCCTCCGGCGTCCCCGTCCGAGCCGTCCGAGCCGTCCGAGCCGGCCAAGCCCTCGACGCCCCCGTCCTCCGGCACGGACACCCCCACCCCGAGCGCCTCCGAGTCGACGCCCGTCGCGCCCAAGCCGAACGGCGGTGGCGGCGACCTCGCCGAGACCGGCGCCGACAGCAGCACCGGCCCGATCGCGCTCGGCGCGGCGGCCTTGCTGGCGGGCGGCGCGGCCCTCGTCGTCGCGACCCGTCGCCGCGCGGCCAGGCGCAACGCGTAA
- a CDS encoding nucleoside hydrolase, translating into MTDGQPIPVIIDCDTGVDDALALLFAVRHPALDVRAITCVAGNTDVDGVVRNTLTVLEVAGAGDIPVARGAERPLIEPVRTARHVHGQDGMGDLGLPAPTRVPVDVDAVTLLRREILASPRPVTLIPMAPLTNIALLLRTHPEVTRNIERIVFMGGAVATGNATPVAEFNVWHDPEAAAVLLTAGVPITMYGLDVFKKVLVPAGEVQRLRASAEPSLRMAGELLAHRDPATSGDPTPMGGLGDAGAVCAVVDPKGLTTERLPVEVVLAPGPARGQTVVDRRPVPGESEIHEGMREQPLVEVALDVDVERYVNLYLETV; encoded by the coding sequence GTGACGGACGGTCAGCCCATCCCGGTGATCATCGACTGCGACACCGGTGTCGACGACGCCCTCGCCCTGCTGTTCGCCGTACGGCACCCCGCGCTCGACGTGCGGGCGATCACCTGCGTGGCCGGGAACACGGACGTCGACGGCGTCGTCCGCAACACCCTGACCGTGCTGGAGGTGGCCGGCGCCGGTGACATCCCCGTCGCCCGGGGTGCCGAGCGTCCGCTGATCGAGCCCGTACGGACGGCCCGGCATGTGCACGGGCAGGACGGGATGGGCGATCTGGGACTGCCCGCGCCGACCCGCGTGCCGGTCGACGTGGACGCGGTGACGCTGCTGCGCCGCGAGATCCTCGCCTCGCCGAGGCCGGTCACGCTGATTCCCATGGCGCCGTTGACGAACATCGCGCTGCTGCTGCGGACGCACCCCGAGGTGACCCGCAACATCGAGCGGATCGTGTTCATGGGCGGCGCGGTGGCGACCGGGAACGCCACGCCGGTCGCGGAGTTCAACGTGTGGCACGACCCGGAGGCGGCCGCGGTGCTGCTCACCGCGGGGGTGCCGATCACGATGTACGGGCTGGACGTGTTCAAGAAGGTCCTGGTGCCCGCGGGCGAGGTGCAGCGGCTGCGGGCGAGCGCGGAGCCCAGCCTGCGAATGGCCGGTGAGCTGCTCGCCCACCGGGACCCGGCCACGTCCGGCGATCCCACGCCCATGGGCGGTCTCGGTGACGCGGGTGCGGTCTGCGCGGTCGTCGACCCGAAGGGCCTGACCACCGAGCGCCTGCCGGTCGAGGTCGTCCTGGCCCCCGGGCCCGCGCGCGGCCAGACGGTCGTCGACCGCCGGCCGGTCCCCGGCGAGTCCGAGATCCACGAGGGCATGCGCGAACAGCCCTTGGTGGAGGTGGCGTTGGACGTGGACGTGGAGCGGTACGTGAACCTGTACCTGGAGACCGTGTAG
- a CDS encoding pyridoxamine 5'-phosphate oxidase family protein has product MPAQQPTTELDARYSSALNPRPGASEVTATAWAEAQGWLEAAEIFWVSTVRPDGRLHVTPCIAAWHDGVLYFSTGRTEQKAKNLAHDAHCALTTGANSLTDGLDLVIEGRAEPVTDRARLEEVITAYETKYGPHITSPEGTFHGIGDAFRRGDAVVFAVAPDTAYGFGRDNGVYSHTRWTF; this is encoded by the coding sequence ATGCCCGCACAGCAACCGACGACCGAGCTCGACGCCCGCTACAGCTCCGCGCTCAACCCCCGCCCGGGCGCCTCGGAGGTCACCGCCACCGCCTGGGCCGAGGCGCAGGGGTGGCTGGAGGCCGCCGAGATCTTCTGGGTGTCCACCGTGCGGCCGGACGGCCGGCTGCACGTCACGCCCTGCATCGCCGCCTGGCACGACGGAGTGCTGTACTTCTCCACCGGCCGCACCGAGCAGAAGGCGAAGAACCTGGCGCACGACGCCCACTGCGCACTGACCACCGGGGCGAACTCCCTCACCGACGGGCTCGACCTCGTCATCGAGGGCCGGGCCGAGCCGGTCACCGACCGGGCCCGCCTGGAGGAGGTGATCACGGCGTACGAGACGAAGTACGGCCCGCACATCACCTCCCCCGAGGGCACCTTCCACGGCATCGGGGACGCCTTCCGCCGCGGCGACGCCGTGGTGTTCGCGGTGGCCCCGGACACGGCGTACGGCTTCGGCCGGGACAACGGCGTCTACAGCCACACGCGCTGGACGTTCTGA